DNA from Tsuneonella dongtanensis:
GAAACTCAGCAGGGTCTCGTACCGGTTTTCGGTCACGCCCCCGGTGCCAGAGGGAAAGGGAACATAAACGAATTCACCCGCCGCATCGAGCGTGCCCAGGCTGGCGACGTTGTCGAGAGTGTTGAATGCGGCCTCGCTTGAAAGCTGCCAGTCGCCGCCGAGCATTTTCCACGAGTATTCTGCCCGCGCGATCGTCTCGCCAATGTCGCCGACCTGGGCGAAGGCCTCACCAATCGGAGGGCCCAGATCGGCGGGACGGATGACGACCTCGGTACCGAAAGGTTCATGACTGAAGCGGCGGAGCCCGATCATCTTGAGTCGTCCGGGTCCGACCGCGAACTCGTAATCTCCTCCCACTTCGAAATTCCAGGTGTCGTTCCTGTCGCGAACCGTCCGTAAGCGGTCGGGCATGCCAGGCGACCGACGCACACCGTCCTCGTCGTAGCGGAAAAACGTTTGCTGATAGTGCCCGTTGAGATGGCCGATATTGCCGTTGGGCTGGGTCAACGTCAGCTTGGCCGAAGCCTTGGGCTGATCCCGGTTGGCAGTCAGAACGTCGTCGCGCAACTCGGTCGGCGTTCCGGCGGCGTCGGCGATCGTGGTGATTCCACCCGCTGCTCCGCGCGAGGCCTGGTTGTTGTCGAGCCCAAATTCGTACTCGAGACTGCCGCTCCTGCCGCTCACCGACATCGCCCCGCGGGTGTACAAAGGGTCTGCAAAATGCGCGCGCGCCTGGCCTTCCCACGAAAACTGGCCTGATAGGCCCTTGGAAGCTGTATAGACGACGTTCGCCACCTGGCCCGAAAGACCGGGTATGTCGACGGTTGCACCATCGAGGATCTCGATCCGTTCGACCGTCGAGGCAGGGATACGCGACAGCAAAGTACGCAGATCGTCGGACTTTGTCGAAGGGCGCTGGCCATTAAATAGGACGTTTCCGGTCGCCTGGCCCAGGCCACGCAGGTTTTCGTTGTCGCGGATCTGGAAGCCGGGAATCTGCTGAATCATGTCTGCAGCGTTCTTGGGAGAGAACTGCGCGAAATCGGTCGGTGTGAAGACTTGCCTGCCAGCGTCCGCGGCAGTCGGAACACTACCTGAAGAACCCGGTGCGCTTTCATCGTCGGATGGGGTCCCCGCGATGGCTGGAGTGACGAGACCGATGGACATCAGCAGCGATGGGGTGACGACATGTCTCATCGTGTACTCCAGTCGCCCTCGACCTCTCCTTCGATGGCTCTAATCGAGCGGCGACATGAAAGGATCAGGGCGCTCGACGAGTGCAAGCGGGGATTCGATGGAAGGCCCGGCGACGGATGAAGCGCCGACCAAAGCGGACGAACGGCGCGGCGGACGCAATAGCCGTCTCCGGAATTCGGTACCTAACCGTCCGGTTTTCCTTGCCCGCCGCTCGCCCGACTCTACGATACCGCGGACTATAGGAGGTTCGAAATGGGTCCGCTGATTACGCTCGCACTCGTCGTCGCGGTGCTGTTCATTTTCGTCATGTCGGCGATCAAGGTCGTGCGCCAGGGCTACGTCTATACGATCGAGCGCTTCGGCAAGTTCACCAAGGCGGCCGACCCCGGCATGCATGTCATCATCCCCTTCGTCGACCGGGTCGGCCAGAAGGTGAACATGATGGAGCAGGTACTCGACATCCCCGGACAGGAGATC
Protein-coding regions in this window:
- a CDS encoding TonB-dependent receptor plug domain-containing protein, with the translated sequence MRHVVTPSLLMSIGLVTPAIAGTPSDDESAPGSSGSVPTAADAGRQVFTPTDFAQFSPKNAADMIQQIPGFQIRDNENLRGLGQATGNVLFNGQRPSTKSDDLRTLLSRIPASTVERIEILDGATVDIPGLSGQVANVVYTASKGLSGQFSWEGQARAHFADPLYTRGAMSVSGRSGSLEYEFGLDNNQASRGAAGGITTIADAAGTPTELRDDVLTANRDQPKASAKLTLTQPNGNIGHLNGHYQQTFFRYDEDGVRRSPGMPDRLRTVRDRNDTWNFEVGGDYEFAVGPGRLKMIGLRRFSHEPFGTEVVIRPADLGPPIGEAFAQVGDIGETIARAEYSWKMLGGDWQLSSEAAFNTLDNVASLGTLDAAGEFVYVPFPSGTGGVTENRYETLLSFGRSITSKLSFQIVGGAEHSTIEQTGGQGLTRSFFRPKGTFTLSWTPSDTLDASLKIRRRVLQLSFYDFLARAFLNDGVANAGNVELRPQQDWSFEGEINKKLGDWGSQQFQLVYRNVSDYVDVIPVPGGESTGNIDKAWAAAIVSTSTIKFDPLGLAGVKLDGTVVLQTSSVRDPFTGEKRQWRGFVNRQANFVLRHDIPGSDWAWGGEANHNHVLPRYRRTEIDRNWEGPWFVGLFVEHKDVFGLTVRADAFNLTNARQRRERTVYTGLRGATPIAFTESRDRLIGPIFSLSVRGNF